From Halichoerus grypus chromosome 6, mHalGry1.hap1.1, whole genome shotgun sequence, one genomic window encodes:
- the LOC118525450 gene encoding LOW QUALITY PROTEIN: large ribosomal subunit protein eL37 (The sequence of the model RefSeq protein was modified relative to this genomic sequence to represent the inferred CDS: inserted 3 bases in 2 codons), with translation MPPPLLSVGHLGGGWSAVSAAGGRGGRGSLSGRPVRISRRRRRRRPRNERTKGTSSLGKHHNKTPSLCRHCGSKACHLQKSXCGKRGYPAKRKRKDNWSAKAKXYHWTSGMRHLKIIYCRFRPEFQEGTTPKPKRAAVAASSSS, from the exons ATGCCGCCTCCTCTGCTCTCAGTCGGGCACCTCGGTGGCGGTTGGTCGGCGGTTAGCGCGGCTGGTGGTCGCGGCGGCCGGGGCTCGCTCTCGGGGAGGCCGGTGCGGATCTCGCGgcgcaggcggcggcggcggccgag AAACGAGAGGACGAAGGGGACTTCATCACTTGGAAAGCATCACAATAAGACACCCTCGTTGTGTCGCCACTGTGGCTCTAAGGCCTGTCATCTTCAAAAGT ACTGTGGCAAACGCGGCTATCCTgccaagaggaagagaaaggataaCTGGAGTGCCAAAGCTAA ATACCACTGGACCAGTGGAATGAGGCACCTAAAAATCATATACTGCAGATTCAGACCTGAATTCCAGGAAGGAACAACACCTAAACCCAAGAGGGCAGCTGTTGCAGCATCCAGTTCATCTTAA